In Streptomyces hawaiiensis, one genomic interval encodes:
- a CDS encoding endonuclease/exonuclease/phosphatase family protein: MSLLPNSRTEPDGSAVIRVLGYNIRSLRDDTDALVRVIRACEPDLVLVQEAPRFFRWRKKLARLALASDLVIVTGGATTTGPAILSSLRVGVERTEDILLPPTPGLHRRGFATAVVRVAGTRLGVLSCHLSLQKDERHEQSGMLLDRLAGMGVEHAIAGGDLNERPDGPAFRRLADSLTDCRAAAPWGGEHTWTPGDPYQRIDAIFATQDIEVLGCGVPSGHPGVSDADLRAATDHLPVLAALRVPAS, from the coding sequence ATGTCGCTGCTCCCCAACTCCCGTACCGAGCCCGACGGTTCCGCGGTCATCAGGGTCCTCGGTTACAACATCCGCTCCCTGCGCGACGACACCGACGCCCTGGTCCGGGTCATCAGGGCGTGCGAGCCCGACCTCGTCCTCGTCCAAGAAGCCCCCCGCTTCTTCCGCTGGCGCAAGAAACTCGCCCGCCTGGCCCTCGCATCCGACCTGGTGATCGTCACCGGCGGCGCCACCACCACAGGACCGGCGATCCTCAGCTCGCTCCGGGTCGGCGTCGAACGCACGGAGGACATCCTCCTGCCCCCCACCCCCGGCCTGCACCGCCGCGGCTTCGCCACCGCGGTCGTCCGCGTCGCCGGCACCCGCCTCGGCGTACTCAGCTGCCACCTGTCCCTCCAGAAGGACGAGCGCCACGAGCAGTCCGGCATGCTCCTGGACCGGCTCGCCGGCATGGGTGTGGAGCACGCGATCGCCGGCGGCGACCTCAACGAACGCCCCGACGGCCCCGCCTTCCGCCGGCTGGCCGACAGCCTGACCGACTGCCGGGCCGCGGCCCCCTGGGGCGGCGAGCACACCTGGACGCCCGGCGACCCCTACCAGCGCATCGACGCGATCTTCGCGACGCAGGACATCGAGGTCCTGGGCTGCGGCGTGCCTTCCGGGCACCCGGGGGTGTCCGACGCAGACCTGAGGGCGGCCACGGACCACCTCCCGGTCCTGGCCGCCCTCAGAGTCCCGGCTTCCTAG
- a CDS encoding ROK family glucokinase produces the protein MGLTIGVDIGGTKIAAGVVDEEGNILSTHKVPTPGTAEGIVDAIASAVEGARVGHDIVGVGIGAAGYVNRQRSEVYFAPNIHWRNEPLKEKVEARVGLPVVVENDANAAAWGEYKFGAGKGHRNVICITLGTGLGGGIIIGNKLRRGHFGVAAEFGHIRMVPDGLLCGCGSQGCWEQYASGRALVRYAKQRANATPENAEILLGLGNGTPDGIEGKHISMAARQGDRVAVDSYRELARWVGAGLADLASLFDPSAFIVGGGLSDEGELVLGPIRKSYKRWLVGGNWRPVAEVRAAELGNKAGLVGAADLAREPDPIM, from the coding sequence ATGGGACTCACCATCGGCGTCGACATCGGCGGCACGAAGATCGCGGCCGGCGTGGTCGATGAGGAAGGCAACATCCTCTCGACCCACAAGGTGCCGACCCCGGGCACGGCCGAGGGCATCGTGGACGCCATCGCCTCGGCGGTGGAGGGCGCACGCGTCGGTCACGACATCGTCGGCGTGGGCATCGGTGCCGCCGGCTACGTGAACCGCCAGCGCTCCGAGGTCTACTTCGCGCCCAACATCCACTGGCGCAACGAGCCGCTCAAGGAGAAGGTCGAGGCCCGCGTGGGCCTCCCGGTGGTCGTGGAGAACGACGCGAACGCGGCGGCGTGGGGCGAGTACAAGTTCGGTGCCGGCAAGGGCCACCGCAACGTCATCTGCATCACGCTGGGCACCGGCCTCGGCGGCGGCATCATCATCGGCAACAAGCTGCGCCGCGGGCACTTCGGCGTGGCCGCCGAGTTCGGCCACATCCGCATGGTGCCGGACGGCCTGCTGTGCGGCTGCGGCTCGCAGGGCTGCTGGGAGCAGTACGCGTCCGGCCGGGCGCTGGTGAGGTACGCCAAGCAGCGCGCCAACGCCACCCCCGAGAACGCCGAGATCCTGCTCGGCCTCGGCAACGGCACGCCCGACGGCATCGAGGGCAAGCACATCTCCATGGCCGCCCGCCAGGGTGACCGGGTCGCCGTCGACTCCTACCGCGAACTGGCCCGCTGGGTCGGTGCGGGCCTCGCCGACCTCGCCTCCCTCTTCGACCCCTCGGCGTTCATCGTCGGCGGCGGCCTCTCCGACGAGGGCGAACTGGTCCTGGGCCCGATCCGCAAGTCGTACAAGCGCTGGCTGGTCGGCGGCAACTGGCGCCCGGTGGCCGAGGTCCGGGCAGCGGAACTGGGCAACAAGGCCGGTCTGGTAGGAGCGGCCGACCTGGCCCGCGAGCCCGACCCGATCATGTAA
- a CDS encoding alpha/beta hydrolase, which yields MPVLAGAEPFHHEGGEVAVLLCHGFTGSPQSLRPWAEHLAEHGLTVSLPLLPGHGTRWEDLRITGWQDWYAEVDRELRLLCERRETVFVAGLSMGGALALRLAAKHGDAVRGVVVVNPANKVHGLAAHALPVVRHLVPATKGIASDIAKPDGRELGYDRVPLHAAHSLRRFFQATDRELPQVTQPVLLLRSPQDHVVPPADSARILSRISSTDVKEVILEQSYHVATLDHDADRIHEESLAFIGRIASGLGKEPGFGKEGTTAGG from the coding sequence GTGCCGGTCCTTGCCGGAGCCGAGCCGTTCCACCACGAGGGCGGAGAGGTCGCCGTCCTCCTCTGCCACGGCTTCACCGGATCACCGCAGTCGCTGCGCCCCTGGGCGGAGCACCTCGCCGAGCATGGCCTGACCGTCTCCCTGCCGCTGCTGCCGGGGCACGGCACGCGCTGGGAGGACCTGCGGATCACCGGCTGGCAGGACTGGTACGCGGAGGTGGACCGCGAGCTGCGCCTCCTGTGCGAGCGCCGGGAAACGGTCTTCGTGGCCGGTCTGTCCATGGGCGGCGCACTGGCCCTGCGACTGGCCGCGAAGCACGGCGACGCCGTCCGCGGTGTCGTGGTCGTCAACCCCGCGAACAAGGTCCACGGCCTGGCCGCGCACGCCCTGCCGGTGGTGCGCCACCTCGTCCCCGCGACGAAGGGCATCGCCAGCGACATCGCCAAGCCGGACGGCAGGGAGCTCGGCTACGACCGGGTGCCGCTGCACGCGGCGCATTCGCTGCGCCGGTTCTTCCAGGCCACCGACCGCGAGCTGCCGCAGGTCACCCAGCCGGTGCTGTTGCTGCGCAGCCCGCAGGACCATGTGGTGCCGCCCGCCGACTCGGCCCGGATCCTCAGCCGTATCTCGTCGACGGATGTGAAAGAGGTCATCCTGGAACAGAGCTACCACGTCGCCACGTTGGACCATGACGCGGACCGGATCCACGAGGAGAGCCTCGCGTTCATCGGCCGCATCGCGTCCGGCCTCGGCAAGGAGCCCGGGTTCGGCAAGGAAGGGACGACCGCAGGTGGCTGA
- a CDS encoding GMC oxidoreductase: protein MAALQTAATLGFTRIGLESARAAQPDAADTAPAIVVGSGYGAAVAALRLGQAGIRTIVLEMGRLWNTSGPDGKVFCATSAPDHRSMWFRTRTEAPLSTFLWLDVVNRDISPYPGVLDRVHFDHMSVYVGRGVGGGSLVNGSMAVTPPRSYFAEQFPTVDADEMYGTYFPRARAALGVNTVDPAWFESTEWYRFSRVSRKHAEKTGLRTTFVPSVYDFGHMRREAAGTAPKSALAGEVIYGNNHGKRSLDKTYLAAALGTGNVTIHTLEKVRAISRAPDGTYVLTADRVDETGRVVETKEYGCAYLFLGGGSLGTTELLLRARETGTLPGLDASVGAGWGTNGNVMLGRANHLWDTVGANQSTMPVMGIDDWANTANPVFAEIAPLPTGLEHWVSLYLAITGNPERASFSYDTGSDRLRLGWTAAHSAVSVAMAKKLFDRINAANATIYRYDLFGSGNKVFADDFTYHPLGGCVLGRATDHYGRVRGYPRLYVTDGSLVPGSLGVNPFVTITALAERTMARVLAEDTAP from the coding sequence GTGGCAGCTCTGCAGACCGCTGCCACCCTCGGCTTCACCCGCATCGGCCTCGAAAGCGCCCGAGCCGCCCAGCCCGACGCGGCCGACACCGCCCCGGCGATCGTCGTCGGATCCGGCTACGGCGCAGCGGTCGCCGCCCTCCGTCTAGGCCAGGCCGGCATCCGCACGATCGTCCTGGAGATGGGCCGCCTCTGGAACACCTCCGGCCCCGACGGCAAGGTCTTCTGCGCCACCAGCGCACCCGACCACCGCTCCATGTGGTTCCGTACCCGCACCGAGGCTCCCCTGTCCACGTTCCTGTGGCTGGACGTGGTCAACCGGGACATCAGCCCCTACCCCGGCGTCCTGGACCGCGTGCACTTCGACCACATGTCCGTGTACGTCGGCCGGGGCGTCGGCGGCGGCTCCCTGGTCAACGGAAGCATGGCGGTCACCCCGCCCCGGTCGTACTTCGCCGAGCAGTTCCCCACCGTCGACGCCGACGAGATGTACGGCACCTACTTCCCGCGCGCCCGCGCCGCCCTGGGCGTCAACACCGTCGACCCCGCCTGGTTCGAGTCGACGGAGTGGTACCGCTTCAGCCGCGTCTCCCGCAAGCACGCCGAGAAGACCGGCCTGCGGACCACCTTCGTGCCGAGCGTCTACGACTTCGGCCACATGCGGCGCGAGGCGGCCGGCACCGCCCCGAAGTCGGCGCTCGCCGGCGAGGTCATCTACGGCAACAACCACGGCAAGCGCAGCCTCGACAAGACCTACCTCGCCGCCGCGCTCGGCACCGGCAACGTCACCATCCACACCCTGGAGAAGGTGCGCGCGATCAGCCGCGCGCCGGACGGGACCTACGTCCTGACCGCCGACCGCGTCGACGAGACCGGCCGCGTCGTCGAGACCAAGGAGTACGGCTGCGCGTACCTCTTCCTCGGCGGTGGCAGCCTCGGCACCACCGAACTGCTGCTGCGCGCCCGGGAGACGGGCACCCTGCCCGGCCTCGACGCCAGTGTCGGCGCGGGCTGGGGCACCAACGGCAACGTGATGCTGGGCCGGGCCAACCACCTGTGGGACACGGTCGGCGCGAACCAGTCGACCATGCCGGTCATGGGCATCGACGACTGGGCCAACACCGCCAACCCGGTGTTCGCCGAGATCGCCCCGCTGCCGACGGGCCTGGAGCACTGGGTGAGTCTCTACCTGGCGATCACCGGGAACCCGGAGCGGGCGTCCTTCTCCTACGACACCGGCTCGGACCGATTGCGGCTCGGCTGGACGGCCGCCCACTCCGCGGTCTCCGTGGCCATGGCCAAGAAGCTGTTCGACCGGATCAACGCGGCCAACGCGACGATCTACCGGTACGACCTGTTCGGTTCGGGGAACAAGGTCTTCGCCGACGACTTCACCTACCACCCGCTGGGCGGCTGCGTGCTGGGCAGGGCGACGGACCACTACGGCAGGGTCAGGGGATATCCCCGGCTGTATGTCACCGACGGCTCGCTCGTGCCCGGGTCGCTCGGGGTGAACCCCTTCGTGACCATCACCGCGCTCGCCGAACGCACGATGGCGCGAGTCCTCGCCGAGGACACCGCGCCATAG
- a CDS encoding metallophosphoesterase family protein — MAPTPAGNHRTRVHVVSDVHGNARDLARAGEGADALICLGDLVLFLDYANHSRGIFPDLFGVENADRIVALRTARRFEEARVLGTELWASLQGNRATVIEEAVRKQYAELFAAFPSPTYATYGNVDMPTLWREYAGPGTTVLDGERVEIGGRVFGFVGGGLRTPMRTPYEISDEEYAAKIEAVGEVDVLCTHIPPEVPELVYDTVARRFERGSGALLDAIRRTRPRYSLFGHVHQPLVKRMRIGATECVNVGHFASTGTPWVLEW; from the coding sequence ATGGCACCCACACCAGCCGGAAACCACCGGACGCGCGTACACGTGGTCAGCGACGTGCACGGCAACGCCCGTGACCTGGCCAGGGCCGGCGAGGGCGCCGACGCCCTGATATGCCTGGGCGACCTCGTCCTCTTCCTCGACTACGCCAACCACTCGCGCGGCATCTTCCCCGACCTGTTCGGAGTCGAGAACGCCGACCGCATCGTCGCGCTGCGCACCGCCCGCCGCTTCGAGGAGGCCCGGGTGCTCGGGACCGAGCTGTGGGCCTCTCTCCAGGGGAACCGTGCCACGGTGATCGAGGAAGCGGTGCGCAAGCAGTACGCCGAGCTGTTCGCCGCGTTCCCCTCTCCTACGTACGCCACCTACGGCAACGTCGACATGCCGACGCTGTGGCGGGAGTACGCGGGCCCCGGCACGACCGTCCTCGACGGCGAGCGCGTCGAGATCGGCGGCAGGGTCTTCGGCTTCGTCGGCGGCGGCCTGCGCACGCCGATGCGCACGCCGTACGAGATCAGCGACGAGGAGTACGCGGCGAAGATCGAGGCCGTGGGCGAGGTCGACGTGCTCTGCACGCACATCCCGCCCGAGGTCCCCGAGCTCGTCTACGACACCGTCGCCCGCCGCTTCGAGCGCGGCAGCGGGGCCCTGCTGGACGCCATCCGCCGCACCCGGCCCCGGTACTCCCTCTTCGGGCACGTGCACCAGCCACTGGTGAAGAGGATGCGGATCGGGGCGACCGAGTGCGTGAACGTGGGGCACTTCGCGTCGACCGGAACGCCCTGGGTGCTGGAATGGTGA
- a CDS encoding DUF5304 domain-containing protein, whose translation MSEELPPFDAARDEAADEVRASDTDAWATACAEDLQAEKTRRRTQYGTPPGSAAEELKKLVDTVAEKLSGVQSPLLGAVAGPAAQQVVRQVVQQAKGAVEPVIERNPDVFDHLAAAGNELLAAYRSAVQAQERRWTGRDDQGDPRDQGERRDGGDDAGPGERIDLD comes from the coding sequence ATGAGCGAAGAACTCCCCCCGTTCGACGCCGCCCGCGATGAGGCCGCGGACGAGGTGCGGGCGAGCGACACCGACGCCTGGGCGACCGCATGCGCCGAGGACCTCCAGGCGGAGAAGACCCGCCGCCGCACCCAGTACGGCACGCCCCCGGGCTCCGCCGCCGAAGAGCTGAAGAAGCTCGTCGACACCGTCGCCGAGAAGCTGTCCGGCGTCCAGTCCCCGCTGCTCGGCGCGGTCGCGGGGCCCGCCGCGCAGCAGGTCGTCCGGCAGGTCGTCCAGCAGGCCAAGGGCGCCGTGGAACCCGTCATCGAGCGCAATCCGGATGTCTTCGACCACCTGGCAGCGGCCGGGAACGAGCTGCTCGCCGCCTACCGCTCCGCCGTCCAGGCCCAGGAGCGCCGCTGGACCGGCCGCGACGATCAAGGCGACCCCCGTGACCAGGGCGAACGCCGGGACGGCGGCGACGACGCCGGTCCCGGGGAGCGCATCGACCTGGACTGA
- a CDS encoding ArsA family ATPase, with product MRTILITGPGGSGRTTLAAATALAAAAEGTRTLVLGTDRADTLGAALGVRTGPAPVQAAPQLTAWRPDAAQDFRRDLTALQDRAATALDFLGASRLDPEELTPLPGAEELAVLRALRDAVLSEKYDTLVVDLPPAPQALALLALPEELRRYLRRLLPPERQAARALRPVLGRLAGVPMPAEWLYETAARWDLELAAVEAVLADRDTVVRLVAEPGPAGADALRTAGLGLALRGLRTDVVVASRVLPEASPDTWLAGAVAQQRKTLEEWRETYDVRTVPHLGHDPRGTDDLTALAVPGVGQAPPAADWPVTDRLGDDGVLVWQIPLPGAIREELDLVRRGDELVVTAGRFRRIVPLPSVLRRCTVDGAALREGELRIRFAPDPKLWPRAR from the coding sequence ATGCGCACCATCCTGATCACCGGCCCCGGCGGCAGCGGTCGTACCACCCTCGCGGCCGCGACCGCCCTGGCCGCGGCAGCCGAGGGCACCCGCACCCTCGTCCTCGGCACCGACCGCGCGGACACCCTCGGTGCCGCCCTGGGGGTGCGGACCGGCCCGGCCCCGGTCCAGGCAGCCCCGCAGCTCACCGCCTGGCGACCCGACGCCGCCCAGGACTTCCGCAGGGACCTCACCGCCCTCCAGGACCGCGCCGCCACCGCCCTGGACTTCCTCGGCGCCTCCCGCCTGGACCCCGAGGAACTCACCCCCCTGCCCGGCGCCGAGGAACTCGCCGTGCTGCGCGCCCTGCGCGACGCCGTGCTGTCAGAGAAGTACGACACCCTCGTCGTCGACCTCCCCCCGGCCCCGCAGGCCCTCGCCCTCCTCGCCCTGCCCGAGGAACTCCGCCGCTACCTGCGCCGCCTGCTCCCGCCCGAACGGCAGGCCGCCCGCGCCCTGCGCCCCGTCCTGGGCCGCCTCGCCGGCGTCCCCATGCCCGCCGAGTGGCTCTACGAGACGGCAGCCCGCTGGGACCTGGAACTGGCCGCCGTCGAGGCGGTCCTCGCCGACCGCGACACCGTCGTACGCCTGGTCGCCGAACCCGGCCCGGCCGGCGCCGACGCGCTGCGCACCGCCGGCCTCGGCCTCGCCCTGCGCGGTCTGCGCACCGACGTCGTGGTCGCCAGCCGCGTCCTGCCCGAGGCCTCCCCGGACACCTGGCTCGCCGGCGCGGTCGCCCAGCAGCGCAAGACGCTGGAGGAGTGGCGGGAGACCTACGACGTCCGCACCGTCCCCCACCTCGGACACGACCCGCGCGGCACCGACGACCTCACCGCGCTCGCCGTACCCGGCGTCGGGCAGGCGCCCCCCGCGGCCGACTGGCCCGTGACCGACCGGCTCGGCGATGACGGCGTCCTCGTCTGGCAGATCCCGCTGCCCGGCGCCATACGCGAGGAACTGGACCTCGTCCGGCGCGGTGACGAACTCGTCGTCACGGCGGGGCGGTTCCGCCGGATCGTCCCGCTGCCCTCCGTGCTGCGCCGCTGCACCGTCGACGGAGCCGCCCTGCGCGAGGGCGAGCTGCGGATCCGCTTCGCACCCGACCCGAAGCTGTGGCCGCGGGCCCGGTGA
- a CDS encoding AMP-dependent synthetase/ligase, whose translation MREFSLPALYEVPADGNLTDIVRRNAAQHPDVAVIARKIGGSWQDVTATTFLAEVHTAAKGLIAAGVQPGDRVGLMSRTRYEWTLLDFAIWSAGAVTVPVYETSSPEQVQWILGDSGATACVVESDAHSAAIESVRDGLPALKHVWQIDGGGLDELGRLGQDVTDETVEERGSFAKADDPATIVYTSGTTGRPKGCVLTHRSFFAECGNIVERLRPLFRTGECSVLLFLPLAHVFGRLVQIAPMMAPIKLGCVPDIKNLTDELAAFRPTLILGVPRVFEKVYNSARAKAQADGKGKIFDKAADTAIAYSKALDSPSGPSLGLRIKHKTFDKLVYTKLRAVLGGRGEFAISGGAPLGERLGHFFRGIGFTVLEGYGLTESCAATAFNPWDRQKIGTVGQPLPGSVVRIADDGEVLLHGEHLFKEYWNNPGATAEALADGWFHTGDIGTLDEDGYLRITGRKKEIIVTAGGKNVAPAVIEDRIRAHALVAECMVVGDGRPFVGALVTVDEEFLGRWCSDHGKPAGATAASLSEDPDLLAAIQAAIDDGNAAVSKAESVRKFRILSSQFTEESGHLTPSLKLKRNVVAKDYAHEIEAIYAK comes from the coding sequence TTGCGCGAGTTCAGCCTTCCGGCTTTGTACGAGGTCCCTGCGGACGGAAATCTGACCGACATCGTCCGCAGAAACGCCGCGCAGCATCCGGACGTCGCCGTCATCGCCCGCAAGATCGGCGGCAGCTGGCAGGACGTCACGGCCACCACCTTCCTCGCCGAGGTGCACACGGCGGCGAAGGGCCTGATCGCCGCCGGGGTCCAGCCGGGCGACCGGGTGGGCCTGATGTCGCGTACCCGCTACGAGTGGACGCTGCTGGACTTCGCGATCTGGAGCGCGGGCGCGGTGACCGTGCCGGTGTACGAGACCAGTTCGCCGGAGCAGGTGCAGTGGATCCTGGGCGACTCGGGCGCGACCGCCTGCGTCGTGGAGTCGGACGCCCACTCGGCCGCGATCGAGTCGGTGCGCGACGGGCTGCCGGCGCTCAAGCACGTGTGGCAGATCGACGGCGGCGGCCTCGACGAGCTGGGCCGGCTCGGCCAGGACGTCACGGACGAGACGGTCGAGGAGCGCGGCTCGTTCGCCAAGGCCGACGACCCGGCGACCATCGTCTACACCTCGGGCACCACCGGCCGCCCCAAGGGCTGTGTGCTCACCCACCGCAGCTTCTTCGCGGAGTGCGGCAACATCGTGGAGCGGCTGCGTCCGCTGTTCCGCACCGGCGAGTGCTCGGTGCTGCTCTTCCTGCCGCTCGCGCACGTCTTCGGCCGGCTGGTGCAGATCGCGCCCATGATGGCGCCGATCAAGCTCGGCTGCGTCCCGGACATCAAGAACCTCACCGACGAGCTGGCCGCGTTCCGCCCGACGCTGATCCTCGGCGTGCCGCGCGTCTTCGAGAAGGTCTACAACTCGGCGCGTGCCAAGGCCCAGGCCGACGGCAAGGGCAAGATCTTCGACAAGGCCGCCGACACCGCGATCGCCTACAGCAAGGCGCTGGACTCTCCCTCGGGCCCGTCCCTCGGTCTGAGGATCAAGCACAAGACGTTCGACAAGCTCGTCTACACCAAGCTCCGCGCGGTCCTCGGCGGCCGGGGCGAGTTCGCCATCTCCGGCGGCGCCCCGCTCGGCGAGCGCCTCGGCCACTTCTTCCGCGGCATCGGCTTCACGGTCCTGGAGGGCTACGGCCTGACCGAGTCCTGCGCGGCCACCGCGTTCAACCCCTGGGACCGGCAGAAGATCGGCACGGTCGGCCAGCCGCTGCCCGGCTCGGTGGTGCGGATCGCCGACGACGGCGAGGTGCTGCTGCACGGCGAGCACCTGTTCAAGGAGTACTGGAACAACCCCGGCGCGACCGCGGAGGCCCTGGCCGACGGCTGGTTCCACACCGGTGACATCGGCACCCTCGACGAGGACGGCTACCTCAGGATCACCGGCCGCAAGAAGGAGATCATCGTCACCGCGGGCGGCAAGAACGTCGCCCCGGCCGTGATCGAGGACCGCATCCGGGCGCACGCGCTGGTCGCGGAGTGCATGGTGGTGGGCGACGGGCGGCCGTTCGTGGGCGCGCTGGTCACCGTCGACGAGGAGTTCCTGGGCCGCTGGTGCTCCGACCACGGCAAACCGGCGGGTGCCACCGCGGCGTCGCTGAGCGAGGACCCGGACCTGCTGGCCGCGATCCAGGCGGCGATCGACGACGGCAACGCCGCGGTGTCGAAGGCGGAATCGGTGCGGAAGTTCCGCATTCTGTCCTCCCAGTTCACGGAGGAGTCGGGCCACCTGACGCCCTCGCTGAAGCTGAAGCGGAACGTGGTGGCGAAGGACTACGCGCACGAGATCGAGGCGATCTACGCGAAGTGA
- a CDS encoding glycosyltransferase family 4 protein has product MRKTLIVTNDFPPRPGGIQAFLHNMALRLDPQQLVVYASTWKRTREGVEATRAFDAEQPFTVVRDRTTMLLPTPGATRRAVGLLREHGCTSVWFGAAAPLGLMAPALRGAGAERLVATTHGHEAGWAQLPAARQLLRRIGDATDTITYLGEYTRSRIASALTPEAAARMAQLPPGVDEKTFHPGSGGEEVRARLGLTDRPVVVCVSRLVRRKGQDTLIRAMPRILAAEPDTVLLIVGGGPYEKDLRRLAHETGVASAVRFTGAVPWSELPAHYGAGDVFAMPCRTRRGGLDVEGLGIVYLEASATGLPVVAGDSGGAPDAVLDGETGWVVRGGSPQAAADRITTLLGDAELRRRMGERGREWVEEKWRWDLLAENLKSLL; this is encoded by the coding sequence GTGCGCAAGACCCTGATCGTGACCAACGACTTCCCGCCCCGGCCCGGTGGCATCCAGGCGTTCCTGCACAACATGGCCCTGCGGCTGGACCCGCAGCAGCTGGTCGTCTACGCCTCGACCTGGAAGCGGACCCGGGAGGGCGTCGAGGCGACCCGCGCCTTCGACGCCGAGCAGCCCTTCACCGTCGTACGGGACCGGACGACCATGCTGCTGCCGACGCCGGGTGCCACCCGGCGGGCCGTCGGCCTGCTGCGGGAGCACGGGTGCACCTCGGTGTGGTTCGGGGCGGCGGCCCCGCTCGGCCTGATGGCCCCGGCCCTTCGGGGCGCGGGCGCCGAGCGGCTGGTCGCCACCACGCACGGCCACGAGGCCGGCTGGGCGCAGCTGCCCGCCGCCCGGCAGCTGCTGCGCCGGATCGGCGACGCCACGGACACGATCACCTACCTCGGCGAGTACACACGCTCGCGCATCGCCTCCGCCCTGACACCCGAGGCGGCCGCCCGGATGGCGCAGCTGCCGCCCGGGGTCGACGAGAAGACCTTCCACCCCGGCTCGGGCGGCGAGGAGGTGCGGGCCCGGCTGGGCCTGACGGACCGGCCCGTGGTGGTCTGCGTCTCCCGCCTCGTGCGGCGCAAGGGGCAGGACACCCTGATCCGGGCCATGCCCCGCATCCTGGCCGCCGAGCCGGACACCGTGCTGCTGATCGTCGGGGGCGGCCCGTACGAGAAGGACCTGCGGCGGCTCGCGCACGAGACCGGCGTCGCCTCCGCCGTCCGCTTCACCGGCGCCGTGCCCTGGTCCGAACTGCCCGCTCACTACGGCGCCGGCGACGTCTTCGCGATGCCCTGCCGCACCCGCCGCGGCGGCCTGGACGTCGAGGGCCTCGGCATCGTCTATCTGGAGGCCTCCGCGACGGGCCTCCCGGTCGTGGCCGGCGACTCGGGCGGCGCCCCGGACGCGGTCCTCGACGGCGAGACCGGGTGGGTGGTGAGAGGCGGCTCCCCTCAGGCGGCCGCCGACCGCATCACGACCCTCCTCGGCGACGCCGAGCTGCGACGCAGAATGGGCGAGCGGGGCAGGGAGTGGGTCGAGGAGAAGTGGCGCTGGGACCTGCTTGCGGAGAACCTCAAGAGCTTGCTTTAG
- a CDS encoding SRPBCC family protein: protein MAEHTSSSITIEAAPADVMAVISDFARYPDWTGEVKEAEVLKTDAQGRAEQVRLVMDAGAIKDDQVLGYTWTGENEVSWTLVKSQMLRSLDGTYLLKPSGAGGTEVTYVLTVDVKIPMLGMIKRKAEKVIIDRALAGLKKRVESGQ from the coding sequence ATGGCGGAACACACCAGCTCGAGCATCACCATCGAGGCGGCCCCGGCCGACGTCATGGCGGTCATCTCCGACTTCGCCCGCTACCCGGACTGGACCGGCGAGGTGAAGGAGGCGGAGGTCCTGAAGACCGACGCCCAGGGCCGCGCCGAGCAGGTCCGCCTCGTCATGGACGCGGGCGCGATCAAGGACGACCAGGTTCTCGGCTACACCTGGACCGGAGAGAACGAGGTGTCCTGGACGCTGGTGAAGTCCCAGATGCTGCGCTCCCTCGACGGCACGTACCTCCTCAAGCCGTCCGGCGCGGGCGGCACGGAGGTCACATACGTACTGACCGTGGACGTCAAGATCCCCATGCTCGGCATGATCAAGCGCAAGGCGGAGAAGGTCATCATCGACAGGGCGCTGGCAGGTCTGAAGAAGCGCGTGGAATCGGGCCAGTAG